Proteins from a genomic interval of Aedes aegypti strain LVP_AGWG unplaced genomic scaffold, AaegL5.0 Primary Assembly AGWG_AaegL5_hic_scaff_2192_PBJ_arrow, whole genome shotgun sequence:
- the LOC5570032 gene encoding trypsin-4, which translates to HHTSQFRIINGASASITQFPYLVSVQRKTFYSRYHICGGTFISLQWIMTAAHCLVAETTDGLVIRAESSFHDRGGVLLRVDVIIVHDQYANTDDDYDFGLIRLRRPFRRAQVVGLRNGPKRFPPGFLCDVMGWGKTNYSKVSYRLRRVSLPIVKQSICQAAYRGRRYNVTRRMLCAGFTEGGQDACKGDSGGPLVCNKTLTGIISWAIGCASRNFYGVYSDITQVRAWIRNKTGV; encoded by the exons CATCACACATCGCAGTTTCGCATTATAAATGGTGCAAGTGCATCCATAACGCAGTTCCCGTACTTGGTATCGGTGCAGCGTAAAACCTTCTACAGCAGATATCACATTTGCGGTGGAACTTTCATCAGCTTGCAGTGGATTATGACGGCAGCACATTGCTTGGT GGCCGAAACAACCGATGGATTGGTTATCCGAGCGGAATCGTCTTTCCATGATCGAGGCGGTGTATTGCTCAGGGTAGACGTGATCATCGTTCATGATCAGTATGCGAATACCGATGACGACTATGACTTTGGATTGATTCGGTTGAGGCGACCCTTTCGGAGAGCCCAAGTGGTAGGATTGAGAAATGGCCCAAAGCGGTTTCCACCGGGTTTCCTATGCGATGTGATGGGATGGGGCAAAACTAACTACTCAAAAGTAAGCTATCGATTGAGGAGAGTTTCGTTGCCAATTGTGAAACAGAGCATATGTCAAGCTGCGTACAGAGGAAGAAGGTACAATGTCACACGAAGAATGCTGTGTGCCGGATTCACGGAAGGTGGTCAAGACGCTTGCAAG GGTGATTCCGGAGGACCCCTCGTTTGCAATAAGACGCTGACAGGTATAATATCTTGGGCAATAGGTTGCGCGTCTCGAAATTTTTACGGAGTTTACAGTGACATTACTCAAGTGCGTGCTTGGATACGAAATAAAACAGGAGTTTAG